In Candidatus Riesia pediculicola, the genomic stretch CTTTTTCAAGAAATGTGTTAAAAAACTTCGAAAAGTTTGAAAAAATAATTTTTTCAAATCGTAGATTTTTAATCTTCTAAAAAAGATAAAAATAGTATTTGGCAAATTCGAGATACTTTAAACGTATATAAAATTTTTACAGATTTTTCAAAATAAAAATCATATTCTTCTACGACCCCTTTTATATAAGATAATTCGATGGTATAAGATGAAAAAGAATTTCTCTTTTATTATAGAATTTCTTTATTTCACACTTTCATGACCTAAATTTTTATCCTCATCAATTTTTAATTTTTAATATTCTTAAAATTTCGATTTTCTTTGACTAATTTAAGATTGCCATTAATTCACTCAGATTGTTTCCTTAAAAATGTTGGAATTTCTAAGTAATTTTTTTTCTCTTCATCTGAAGAACGCTTTTTTTCAATTGTTTTATTTACAGTACTAAAATAATTTTCCTTACTAGAATCCAGAGATAAATGTTGGACATAGTTTTTTTCTGAATTGAATCTTAAAGAATCGTTTTCTTTCTGATGAATTATGGGAATTTCTGATCTTCTTCTGCGAGGAGAATCCATTCCAATTCCAGTAGCGACTACGGTCACTCTGAGTTCATCATTCATTTCTGGATCGAGAGAAGTTCCGATGATTACCGTAGCATTATCAGATGAAAAGGATCGAATTGCATTTCCTACTGTTTCAAATTCATCTAATCTAAGATTAAAACCTGCATTAATGTTAACTAATACTCCCCTCGCTCCAGATAAATTAACATCTTCTAAAAGCGGACTGAAAATAGCCATTTCAGATGCTTCTTCTGCCCTATCTTCTCCTCTTGCAGATCCAGAACCCATCATAGCATTTCCCATTTCTGACATTACAGTTCTGACATCGGCAAAATCTACGTTCATCAAACCAGGTCTAGTAATTAACTCTGCGATTCCCTGTACAGCGTTTTTTAAAACGTCGTTAGCTGCGCCAAAAGCATCCAGTAAAGAAATTCCTCTTCCGAGAGTTTTCAATAATTTATCGTTTGGTAAAGTAATTAAAGAATCGACTTGTTTAGACAGTTCTAAAATACCACCTTCTGCAAAAGACATGCGTTTCTTACCTTCGAATCC encodes the following:
- the ftsZ gene encoding cell division protein FtsZ, translated to MLESTESINDAIIKVIGVGGGGGNAVEYMAREKIEGVEFFVINTDAQALRKMSIGQTIQIGNNLTKGLGAGANPEIGRQAAEEDRESIKNILEGADMVFIASGMGGGTGTGASPVIAEIAKELNVLTVAVVTKPFGFEGKKRMSFAEGGILELSKQVDSLITLPNDKLLKTLGRGISLLDAFGAANDVLKNAVQGIAELITRPGLMNVDFADVRTVMSEMGNAMMGSGSARGEDRAEEASEMAIFSPLLEDVNLSGARGVLVNINAGFNLRLDEFETVGNAIRSFSSDNATVIIGTSLDPEMNDELRVTVVATGIGMDSPRRRRSEIPIIHQKENDSLRFNSEKNYVQHLSLDSSKENYFSTVNKTIEKKRSSDEEKKNYLEIPTFLRKQSE